The following are encoded together in the Xanthomonas vesicatoria ATCC 35937 genome:
- the zupT gene encoding zinc transporter ZupT: protein MLEVSSHNVWTALAVTLAAGLATGLGSLMVVFAKKPNPRLLAFGLAFAGGAMVYVSLSEILNKSIAAFSNAYNDKLGFTFGTLTFLGGMLLIMVIDRLVPNPHQSLSIDDPQFHDDNRAYIRRVGLMTAIAITAHNFPEGLATFFATLESPAVGMPLAFAIAIHNIPEGIAIAVPVYFATRNKFYAFGASLLSGLAEPIGAGIGYLALSNVLSEAVFGTVFGLISGVMVFLALDELLPAAKRYAQGHETVYGLVSGMGTLAISLVLFRFAAP, encoded by the coding sequence ATGCTTGAGGTGTCATCACACAATGTCTGGACCGCGCTGGCGGTCACCCTGGCCGCGGGACTTGCTACCGGCCTGGGCAGCCTCATGGTGGTGTTCGCCAAGAAGCCCAATCCGCGCCTGTTGGCATTCGGGCTGGCATTTGCTGGTGGTGCGATGGTGTACGTGTCGTTGTCGGAGATCCTCAACAAGTCGATCGCTGCGTTTTCCAACGCCTACAACGACAAGCTGGGCTTCACCTTCGGCACGCTGACTTTTCTAGGCGGCATGCTGTTGATCATGGTGATTGACCGCTTGGTGCCTAACCCGCACCAGAGCCTGTCTATCGACGACCCGCAGTTCCACGATGACAACCGCGCCTATATCCGACGTGTCGGACTGATGACCGCCATCGCAATCACCGCGCATAACTTTCCCGAAGGGCTGGCGACATTCTTCGCCACGCTGGAGAGCCCGGCAGTGGGTATGCCCCTAGCGTTCGCCATCGCCATCCACAACATTCCCGAAGGCATCGCGATAGCGGTGCCGGTGTACTTCGCCACGCGCAACAAGTTCTATGCCTTCGGTGCCAGCCTGCTGAGCGGTTTGGCCGAACCAATCGGCGCCGGCATCGGCTACCTGGCGCTGTCCAACGTCTTGTCCGAAGCGGTATTCGGCACAGTGTTCGGGCTGATCTCTGGCGTGATGGTGTTCCTGGCGTTGGATGAACTGTTGCCGGCGGCAAAACGCTATGCACAAGGCCATGAGACGGTTTATGGGCTGGTCTCGGGCATGGGCACGCTGGCGATCAGCCTGGTGTTGTTCCGCTTTGCAGCGCCTTGA
- a CDS encoding TraX family protein has translation MTSGGREFLKWLAAACMTGDHALKILAIGYVPVVTELGRVAFPLFALVLAYNLAQPKADVEKSVKRLFLWGLIATPVAAIAFQRVFPLNVLLSFALAAVCILAIERSRWVFFALCALLAPAAVDYRWSGLAIVLCAWVFWRNPWQWRLSRGVLALVLIVLPVGLLCLVNDTPWGLLALPLLLLAKVRIPVPRSRRAFYFYYMGHLLVLSLLSYALL, from the coding sequence GTGACCAGCGGTGGACGCGAATTCCTGAAGTGGTTAGCTGCCGCCTGCATGACAGGCGATCACGCCTTGAAAATTCTTGCGATCGGATACGTGCCAGTCGTAACAGAATTAGGGCGGGTGGCATTTCCGCTGTTTGCGCTGGTGCTCGCCTATAACCTTGCCCAACCCAAAGCGGATGTCGAGAAGTCAGTAAAGCGGCTGTTTCTCTGGGGTCTTATCGCCACGCCGGTTGCAGCCATCGCGTTTCAGCGCGTGTTTCCGCTCAACGTTCTGCTGTCTTTTGCATTGGCGGCAGTGTGCATTCTGGCGATCGAGCGCAGCCGCTGGGTGTTCTTTGCTTTATGCGCGCTATTGGCGCCAGCGGCGGTTGACTATCGATGGAGTGGACTGGCGATCGTACTGTGCGCTTGGGTGTTCTGGCGTAACCCATGGCAATGGCGCCTGTCCAGAGGCGTCCTGGCGCTGGTCCTGATAGTGCTGCCGGTGGGGCTGCTGTGCTTGGTCAACGACACCCCCTGGGGATTGCTGGCGCTGCCGTTGCTGTTACTTGCCAAAGTGCGAATACCGGTTCCGCGCTCGCGCCGGGCGTTCTATTTTTACTACATGGGGCATCTATTGGTATTGAGCCTGCTGTCATACGCCTTACTCTGA
- a CDS encoding RluA family pseudouridine synthase, which yields MTDPQPPKPPADRVGARILKVPEDRAGQRLDNFLLGQLKGAPRSLIYKLVRSGQVRVNGGRAKAERKLEGGEEVRIPPVRVTEEGDKAAPPSSFLARLEAAIVFEDARLLALNKPSGVASHGGSGISFGAIETLRALRPNQTLELVHRLDRDTSGLLIVAKKRSALTELQALMREDDRVEGRGITKRYLTLLVGRMPDGVMTVDAPLHIGLRQGGERHVQVNAIGKPSLSHFKLLERRGGHSYCEVRIETGRTHQIRVHAQHLGHPVAGDDKYGEAEVNKRLRDQLGLKRLFLHAASLEFALDAGKTPYVLSAPLAPELAEALDRLGR from the coding sequence ATGACCGACCCCCAGCCCCCCAAGCCGCCTGCCGACCGTGTGGGCGCGCGCATTCTCAAAGTTCCGGAAGACCGCGCTGGGCAGCGGCTGGACAATTTTCTACTGGGCCAGCTCAAAGGTGCACCGCGCAGCCTGATCTACAAGCTGGTGCGCAGCGGCCAGGTGCGGGTGAATGGCGGGCGGGCCAAGGCCGAGCGCAAGCTCGAAGGTGGCGAGGAGGTACGTATTCCACCAGTACGCGTCACCGAAGAAGGCGACAAGGCAGCGCCGCCGTCCTCGTTCCTGGCGCGGCTGGAAGCAGCGATCGTGTTCGAGGACGCGCGTTTGCTGGCGCTCAACAAACCGTCTGGTGTGGCCAGTCATGGCGGTAGCGGGATCAGCTTTGGTGCGATCGAGACCTTGCGCGCGCTCCGCCCGAACCAGACCCTGGAACTGGTGCATCGGCTCGATCGCGATACATCGGGCCTATTGATCGTGGCCAAGAAGCGCTCGGCGTTGACCGAATTACAGGCGCTGATGCGGGAGGACGACCGCGTTGAAGGGCGCGGCATCACCAAGCGCTACCTGACCTTACTGGTGGGGCGGATGCCGGACGGCGTGATGACCGTCGACGCGCCACTGCATATCGGCCTGCGCCAGGGTGGCGAGCGGCACGTGCAGGTGAATGCGATCGGCAAGCCGTCGCTGAGCCACTTCAAATTGCTGGAACGGCGCGGCGGCCACTCGTATTGCGAAGTTCGCATCGAAACTGGCCGCACCCACCAGATTCGCGTGCACGCCCAGCACTTGGGGCACCCGGTGGCCGGCGACGATAAATATGGCGAGGCCGAGGTCAACAAGCGGCTGCGCGACCAGCTTGGCTTGAAGCGGCTATTCCTGCATGCGGCCTCGCTGGAATTCGCTTTGGACGCCGGCAAAACGCCGTATGTGCTGAGTGCGCCGCTGGCCCCCGAGCTGGCCGAGGCGCTGGATCGGCTGGGGCGCTGA
- a CDS encoding 4a-hydroxytetrahydrobiopterin dehydratase, producing the protein MTDLIPLEQAHCLPRKGSDHKLGEARLAELLPQVPGWELAEAGTAITRTFRFADYYRTLAFVNALAWIAHREDHHPDLGVHYDRVVVRYSTHDVGGLSENDFICAAKTAQLYDQGVTA; encoded by the coding sequence ATGACCGATCTGATACCCCTGGAGCAGGCCCATTGCCTTCCGCGTAAGGGCAGCGACCACAAGCTTGGCGAGGCCCGCCTGGCCGAACTGCTACCGCAGGTACCTGGCTGGGAGCTGGCCGAGGCCGGTACCGCCATCACGCGCACGTTCCGCTTTGCGGACTATTACCGCACCCTCGCCTTCGTCAACGCGCTGGCCTGGATCGCACATCGTGAGGACCACCACCCCGATCTGGGCGTGCACTACGATCGGGTGGTGGTGCGTTATTCCACCCACGACGTAGGCGGGCTGAGCGAAAACGACTTCATCTGCGCGGCCAAGACCGCGCAACTCTACGATCAGGGAGTCACTGCATGA
- a CDS encoding DUF2523 family protein, with the protein MSWFSFDVPWLGALGGLLNKLMKLKLALWTAKALGALGLGFAGKAFVYDPLIDQAVSAWQLVPPLAANWVHALGLDTAISIILSAYGIQGVQRVFLTRANQARDE; encoded by the coding sequence ATGTCTTGGTTCTCGTTCGATGTTCCGTGGCTCGGCGCGCTCGGCGGACTGCTCAACAAGCTGATGAAGCTCAAGCTGGCGCTGTGGACCGCCAAGGCGCTAGGCGCGCTCGGTTTAGGCTTTGCAGGCAAAGCGTTCGTGTACGACCCGCTGATTGACCAGGCCGTCAGTGCCTGGCAGCTGGTGCCCCCTCTGGCCGCCAATTGGGTGCATGCGCTCGGCCTCGACACTGCTATTTCAATCATCCTCAGCGCTTACGGCATCCAGGGCGTGCAGCGCGTGTTCCTCACCCGTGCAAATCAGGCTCGCGACGAATGA
- a CDS encoding zonular occludens toxin domain-containing protein encodes MIGDTASISLLTGLPGSGKSLRMTQRIVELVEQGAHVYTCNINGISVPGVTPWEDPTKWRDLPAGAVLFVDEAQQYFRARRGGEPPEYISAMETIRHLGVRLVLATQQPNYLDTHLRGLVGFHEHLLRQSGKDQTFIFRNHQVMDEVRLGLKRIKGLYDYQLWKLPEKYFKYYKSAELHTVKYRMPSLLKKVLITGPIAIILGLSVFGWLFWKGIHGKAEADELAKTAPSAQPGQASAGAPSGSTARRAIASGEDYMREITPLVQDVPWSAPGFAGREFRADPHMFCMSSDNSCRCVTEQNTRVVVRDDVCRDVARWGEPYNPYKPPQERREYARTEQGKDEQPEKPAKQQEAPAGTVVSKGVRVQGTFPESPGSHPSTYTPATTLEM; translated from the coding sequence ATGATCGGTGATACCGCCTCTATTTCCCTGTTGACCGGTTTGCCTGGGTCTGGCAAGTCGCTACGGATGACCCAGCGCATTGTGGAGTTGGTGGAGCAGGGTGCGCACGTCTACACGTGCAACATCAATGGGATCAGCGTGCCCGGCGTCACGCCGTGGGAAGATCCAACGAAGTGGCGCGATCTGCCTGCCGGCGCAGTGCTCTTCGTTGATGAGGCGCAGCAGTATTTCCGCGCGCGGCGTGGCGGTGAGCCGCCTGAGTACATCAGCGCGATGGAGACGATCCGTCATTTGGGTGTGCGCCTGGTGCTGGCAACGCAGCAGCCTAACTACCTCGACACGCACCTGCGGGGCCTGGTGGGCTTCCACGAACATCTGTTGCGGCAGTCGGGTAAGGATCAGACCTTCATCTTTCGCAATCATCAGGTGATGGATGAGGTGCGGCTGGGCCTTAAGCGCATCAAAGGCTTGTACGACTATCAGCTGTGGAAGCTGCCGGAGAAATATTTCAAGTACTACAAGAGTGCGGAGTTGCACACGGTCAAGTACCGCATGCCGTCTCTGCTGAAGAAGGTCCTCATCACCGGGCCGATTGCCATCATTTTAGGCCTCAGCGTTTTCGGGTGGCTGTTCTGGAAGGGCATCCATGGAAAAGCGGAGGCGGACGAGCTGGCCAAGACTGCGCCTTCGGCGCAGCCGGGCCAGGCGTCCGCCGGAGCGCCATCGGGTAGCACCGCCAGGCGAGCCATCGCAAGCGGTGAGGACTACATGCGCGAAATCACACCGTTGGTGCAGGACGTGCCGTGGTCAGCGCCAGGCTTTGCGGGACGCGAGTTCCGTGCAGATCCGCACATGTTCTGCATGAGCAGTGACAACAGCTGCCGTTGCGTCACCGAGCAGAACACACGCGTGGTGGTCCGCGATGATGTCTGCCGCGATGTGGCGCGTTGGGGCGAGCCTTACAACCCGTATAAACCCCCGCAGGAGCGTCGCGAGTACGCCAGGACGGAGCAGGGTAAGGATGAGCAGCCCGAGAAGCCTGCAAAGCAGCAGGAAGCGCCAGCTGGAACGGTGGTCAGCAAAGGCGTGCGGGTGCAGGGCACGTTCCCCGAATCGCCGGGGAGTCATCCAAGCACGTATACGCCAGCCACGACGCTCGAAATGTAG
- a CDS encoding energy transducer TonB, with protein sequence MTISRAALAGLCLAAGLSGCGKSPQQAPAPAVAPTELAALKTPPPEYAPELACAGVGGTTVLKVVVGTEGTPTDVAVTQSSGQPVLDEAAQKRVREWKFKAATRNGQAVPQTIQVPVAFKPPVPRPDECFAIEERARRGN encoded by the coding sequence ATGACAATTTCTCGCGCCGCCCTCGCCGGCCTGTGTCTGGCGGCCGGCCTCAGCGGCTGCGGCAAGTCGCCGCAACAGGCACCTGCGCCGGCGGTCGCCCCCACCGAACTTGCCGCGTTGAAGACACCGCCGCCGGAATACGCACCGGAGCTGGCTTGCGCCGGGGTCGGTGGCACCACTGTGCTCAAGGTCGTCGTCGGCACCGAGGGCACACCGACCGATGTCGCGGTGACCCAGAGCAGCGGTCAGCCAGTGCTGGACGAGGCCGCGCAGAAGCGCGTGCGCGAATGGAAGTTCAAGGCGGCCACCCGCAATGGTCAGGCTGTCCCGCAAACCATCCAGGTGCCGGTCGCTTTCAAACCGCCGGTGCCACGTCCGGACGAATGCTTCGCCATTGAAGAACGCGCGCGCCGCGGCAATTGA
- a CDS encoding DUF3300 domain-containing protein codes for MQRTWSQGRLGWALAIASGGALALVGCQRTAPQATAVPPVESPASIAPAYTPPTADQLYRLVAPIALFPDKLLAQTLAASVYPDQLLTAQDWLHGNRNLTATDRAQATVSQPWDPSIKALTAFPDVVDQLAGNLDWTRALGDAYAHDPNDVLNAVQIMRQRAQTSGHLRSTPQQQVQVARHVVVTPVLDGERVPPPSQIITIEPAHPEVVYVPRYDPGVVYGTPVDVYRDYRYRPVRWYDQGDVVTTGVVSFGVGVLVGSALEHHRGWFGWAAPAPAWHHWGWNSWNVDWNAPPAAPHYVMYQNHVYAPRTTIINNNRSTYIDARSYVRQDQRDRRDGTAASASVPGLVPTGPTVNPAALPIAPAAGAQLLNNLQRPNGIAPSPANAARRPDYAHLSAPHFDRQMLQPGRPVPTRVAAPMSANLGSQAQATLRAPTISAPMLAPHARPAMRTSAPPVAQQRIAHVQQLHQADAAARGPALNATPQARPAPTAQDAFASRDPYDGTRHVPAATQFQPLQIHDQQRDAARQQAALAPPQRMERAQPLPPRQEPRPITQTQPAQHPQRMVSFAAPRPAPAHPTDMHAQRPPTHAQAPQHRDHHRDS; via the coding sequence ATGCAACGCACATGGTCACAGGGGCGCCTTGGATGGGCGCTGGCAATCGCATCCGGCGGCGCGCTGGCGCTTGTCGGCTGCCAACGCACCGCACCGCAGGCAACCGCCGTTCCTCCTGTCGAATCACCCGCCTCCATCGCACCGGCCTACACACCGCCGACGGCCGATCAGCTGTATCGACTGGTCGCACCGATTGCCCTGTTTCCCGACAAGCTGTTAGCCCAGACCCTGGCGGCGTCGGTCTACCCGGATCAGCTCCTTACTGCGCAGGATTGGCTGCACGGCAATCGCAACTTGACGGCCACCGACCGCGCGCAGGCCACCGTGTCGCAACCGTGGGATCCCAGCATCAAGGCATTGACCGCCTTCCCCGATGTGGTGGACCAACTGGCCGGCAATCTCGATTGGACCCGCGCCCTGGGTGATGCGTACGCGCATGACCCCAACGATGTCCTCAACGCGGTGCAGATCATGCGTCAGCGTGCTCAAACCAGCGGTCATCTGCGCAGTACGCCGCAGCAGCAGGTCCAGGTGGCGCGACATGTGGTGGTGACACCGGTTCTGGATGGCGAACGTGTTCCGCCGCCGTCGCAAATCATCACCATCGAACCGGCACACCCAGAGGTGGTGTATGTGCCGCGCTACGACCCGGGCGTGGTCTACGGCACGCCGGTCGATGTCTATCGCGACTATCGCTATCGCCCGGTGCGGTGGTACGACCAGGGCGATGTGGTGACTACCGGCGTGGTGTCGTTTGGCGTCGGTGTGCTGGTTGGCAGCGCGCTCGAACACCACCGCGGCTGGTTCGGCTGGGCCGCACCTGCCCCGGCGTGGCACCACTGGGGTTGGAACAGCTGGAACGTCGATTGGAACGCGCCGCCGGCGGCACCGCATTACGTGATGTACCAGAACCACGTCTATGCACCGCGCACGACTATCATCAACAACAACCGCAGCACCTATATCGACGCCCGCTCATATGTGCGGCAGGATCAGCGAGATAGGCGCGATGGCACTGCGGCATCTGCGTCGGTTCCCGGACTGGTGCCGACAGGGCCGACTGTCAACCCTGCGGCCTTGCCGATCGCCCCGGCAGCAGGTGCGCAGTTGCTCAACAACCTGCAACGCCCTAATGGCATAGCGCCCTCGCCCGCCAACGCTGCGCGTCGGCCCGATTATGCACATCTGTCTGCACCGCATTTTGACCGGCAGATGCTGCAGCCAGGTCGTCCTGTGCCAACGCGTGTTGCAGCGCCGATGTCGGCAAATCTGGGGTCGCAGGCGCAGGCAACGTTACGCGCACCGACCATCTCCGCCCCGATGCTCGCCCCGCACGCGCGTCCGGCCATGCGCACCTCTGCGCCACCGGTTGCGCAACAGCGCATCGCGCACGTGCAGCAACTGCATCAGGCCGACGCTGCGGCCCGCGGGCCTGCACTCAATGCAACCCCTCAAGCACGTCCAGCACCCACTGCACAAGATGCGTTTGCCAGCCGTGACCCATACGATGGTACGCGTCATGTGCCGGCAGCAACGCAATTCCAGCCACTACAGATCCACGACCAGCAACGGGATGCAGCACGTCAACAAGCCGCCTTGGCGCCACCGCAACGGATGGAACGTGCGCAGCCACTGCCGCCGCGCCAGGAGCCTCGGCCAATCACGCAGACCCAGCCGGCACAGCATCCGCAGCGCATGGTGTCCTTCGCAGCCCCGCGCCCGGCTCCCGCCCATCCGACAGACATGCATGCGCAGCGACCGCCCACGCATGCGCAGGCACCGCAGCATCGTGACCACCATCGCGACAGCTAA
- a CDS encoding single-stranded DNA-binding protein yields the protein MSAIKVTVLSAEVDERGGTFKDDEGKDREYTTRKQKAKLEAGGFAYPLDVRLEKGQAAYQPGEYELDLEAMVTVNKGAINYSKFHVLRAAKHARAAA from the coding sequence ATGAGCGCAATCAAAGTCACCGTGTTGAGTGCCGAAGTCGATGAGCGTGGCGGCACGTTCAAGGACGACGAGGGCAAGGACCGGGAATACACCACCCGCAAGCAGAAAGCCAAGCTCGAAGCTGGCGGCTTCGCGTACCCGCTGGACGTACGTTTGGAGAAGGGCCAAGCCGCCTATCAGCCCGGGGAATATGAGCTTGATCTGGAAGCCATGGTGACCGTCAACAAGGGTGCCATCAATTACAGCAAGTTCCATGTGTTGCGCGCAGCCAAACATGCACGTGCTGCGGCGTAA
- a CDS encoding NfuA family Fe-S biogenesis protein: MIQISDKAQTYFRKLIEREGVPGMGVRLSAVDPGTPRADARLEFAEPADLSGDEWAIDCDGFTLYVSAASVPWVDGAEIDYVTQSTGNQQLTIKAPKIKGEAPADSASMVERVRWVVENEINPQLASHGGRVAVQEVSADGVVLLRFGGGCHGCGMADVTLKQGIEKTLMGRVPGVIAVRDATDHATGDAPYIPRDSAA; encoded by the coding sequence ATGATCCAGATATCCGACAAAGCCCAGACCTATTTCCGCAAGCTCATCGAACGCGAAGGCGTGCCCGGCATGGGCGTGCGCCTGAGCGCGGTGGACCCGGGCACCCCCCGCGCAGATGCCAGGCTTGAGTTCGCAGAGCCTGCGGACCTGAGCGGCGACGAGTGGGCCATCGACTGCGACGGCTTCACGTTATATGTGTCTGCCGCCAGCGTACCGTGGGTAGATGGTGCCGAGATCGACTACGTCACCCAGTCCACCGGCAACCAGCAGCTGACCATCAAGGCGCCCAAGATCAAGGGCGAAGCGCCGGCCGACTCGGCGTCCATGGTGGAGCGCGTGCGCTGGGTGGTGGAAAACGAGATCAACCCGCAGCTGGCATCGCACGGTGGACGTGTGGCCGTGCAGGAAGTCTCGGCCGATGGCGTGGTGCTGCTGCGCTTTGGCGGTGGTTGTCACGGCTGCGGCATGGCCGATGTCACGCTGAAGCAGGGCATTGAAAAGACCTTGATGGGACGGGTGCCCGGCGTGATCGCAGTGCGCGACGCCACCGACCACGCCACCGGCGACGCACCGTACATTCCGCGCGACAGCGCGGCCTGA